The proteins below are encoded in one region of Deinococcus yavapaiensis KR-236:
- a CDS encoding aminoglycoside phosphotransferase family protein yields the protein MFDPFLDRWKLTRDGDPIRTFSSDLLPVLFEGRPAMLKVARFEEEVRGGRLLAWWQGRGAAPVLALHGDALLLERANDDGRLTRLAHEDDDEATRILCDTAARLHEPRNDHPPALTPLREWFRSLWRAGERYGGTYRAALEAAERLIAEPRDVRPLHGDLHHGNVLSFGERGWLAIDPKGLIGERSFDYANIFYNPVPLLATNPERFRRRVDVVSERAGLERERLVQWILAYGGLSSAWHLEDGDERGARLALIVAELARQNSSSSKR from the coding sequence GTGTTCGACCCCTTCCTCGATCGCTGGAAGCTCACTCGCGACGGCGACCCGATTCGCACGTTCAGCAGCGATCTGCTCCCCGTTCTGTTCGAGGGACGGCCCGCCATGCTGAAAGTCGCTCGCTTCGAAGAGGAAGTCCGCGGCGGACGGCTGCTCGCGTGGTGGCAAGGACGTGGCGCGGCGCCCGTGCTCGCGTTGCATGGCGACGCCCTGTTGCTGGAGCGAGCGAACGATGACGGTCGTCTCACACGCCTTGCCCACGAGGATGACGACGAGGCGACGCGAATCTTGTGCGACACGGCCGCCCGACTGCACGAGCCGAGAAACGATCACCCACCCGCCTTGACTCCGCTGCGCGAGTGGTTTCGATCCTTGTGGCGCGCGGGCGAACGGTACGGCGGAACGTACCGAGCGGCCCTCGAAGCGGCCGAGCGGCTGATCGCCGAGCCTCGAGACGTTCGCCCCCTGCACGGCGACTTGCATCACGGCAACGTCCTCTCGTTCGGTGAGCGCGGTTGGCTCGCCATCGATCCGAAGGGTTTGATCGGCGAGCGGAGCTTCGACTACGCCAATATCTTCTACAACCCGGTCCCGCTTCTGGCGACGAATCCCGAGCGCTTTCGCAGGCGGGTCGACGTCGTCTCGGAACGGGCGGGCTTGGAGCGAGAACGCCTCGTGCAGTGGATCTTGGCGTACGGCGGCTTGTCCTCGGCGTGGCATTTGGAGGACGGCGATGAGCGAGGCGCCCGCCTTGCCCTGATCGTCGCGGAACTCGCTCGTCAGAACAGCTCGTCCAGCAAGCGGTAG
- a CDS encoding APH(3') family aminoglycoside O-phosphotransferase: MNLDLPEALRRVLPVARWEEVTVGMSSSRVYRSTRHVLKVKRTTEPFDTLFAEKEKLRWLEGRVPAPKVVAYLKDATGEYLAVTRLPGVDMSHEDARLHPRRNAELLARALRELHALPIQDCPFDASLRTKLREARERVSAGFVDEQDFDDERQGRRAEDVLRELLGTRPSREDLVVTHGDPCLPNVIVSGEFVEGFVDVGRAGIADRHADLALAARSLSHNYGPEFAELFLDAYGRFLVDASKLAYYRLLDELF; the protein is encoded by the coding sequence ATGAACCTCGACCTACCGGAAGCGCTTCGGCGCGTCTTGCCCGTCGCGCGCTGGGAGGAAGTGACCGTCGGGATGTCGAGTTCGAGGGTGTACCGCTCCACACGCCACGTCCTGAAGGTGAAGCGCACGACCGAACCCTTCGACACGCTGTTCGCCGAAAAGGAGAAGTTGCGCTGGCTGGAGGGGCGCGTGCCCGCTCCCAAGGTCGTGGCGTACCTCAAGGACGCCACGGGAGAGTACCTCGCCGTGACGCGCCTGCCCGGCGTCGACATGAGTCACGAGGACGCGCGACTGCATCCTCGCCGCAACGCGGAACTCCTGGCGCGCGCCTTGCGCGAACTGCACGCCCTCCCGATCCAAGACTGTCCGTTCGACGCGTCCTTGAGAACGAAGCTTCGAGAAGCGCGCGAACGCGTGAGCGCCGGATTCGTCGACGAGCAAGACTTCGATGACGAGCGGCAGGGAAGACGAGCCGAGGACGTCTTGCGTGAATTGCTCGGCACCCGGCCGTCTCGCGAGGACCTCGTCGTGACGCACGGCGACCCCTGTCTTCCGAACGTGATCGTCTCCGGCGAATTCGTGGAAGGCTTCGTGGACGTGGGTCGCGCGGGTATCGCCGACCGACACGCGGACCTCGCGCTCGCCGCGCGCAGCCTTTCGCACAACTACGGCCCCGAGTTCGCCGAGCTTTTCCTGGACGCCTACGGCCGCTTTCTCGTGGACGCGTCGAAACTCGCCTACTACCGCTTGCTGGACGAGCTGTTCTGA
- a CDS encoding RNA polymerase sigma factor has protein sequence MNDSFESWTDAQLTVLARRDDAAFEALVRRHAPRVHAVAASMVGSGSADDVVQEVFLSVHKNLRNFRGDALFTTWLHRIALNACYKVLGAKETKATVPLDDILEPSAPHDPVRAGEAADLREKLSRALAQLPTDQREAVVLRELSGLEYAEIAEVLGVELGTVKSRINRGRTALKALLLRRGVTP, from the coding sequence TTGAACGACTCCTTCGAATCCTGGACGGACGCACAACTCACCGTGCTCGCTCGCAGAGACGACGCTGCCTTCGAGGCGTTGGTGCGACGTCACGCGCCGCGCGTGCATGCCGTCGCCGCCAGCATGGTCGGGTCGGGAAGCGCGGACGACGTCGTGCAGGAGGTGTTCTTGAGCGTCCACAAGAACCTGAGGAACTTTCGCGGTGACGCGTTGTTCACGACGTGGCTGCACCGCATCGCCCTCAATGCCTGTTACAAGGTCTTGGGCGCGAAGGAGACGAAGGCGACCGTGCCCCTGGACGACATCTTGGAACCTTCCGCTCCGCACGATCCCGTGCGCGCGGGCGAAGCGGCGGACTTGCGCGAGAAGTTGTCGCGAGCCCTCGCCCAGTTGCCCACGGATCAGCGCGAAGCGGTGGTCCTGCGCGAACTGTCGGGCTTGGAATACGCCGAAATCGCCGAAGTGCTCGGCGTGGAACTCGGCACCGTCAAGTCCCGCATCAACCGTGGACGCACCGCCTTGAAAGCCTTGCTGCTGCGAAGGGGCGTCACTCCTTGA